The region TATAAATATGGTTGATCCTACAGGACATTTCTGGGATACTGTGTTAGATATCTTATTTATTGGAGGGGATATTTATAATTTAATTACAAATGAAGGCTATAAAGATTGGAAAAATTGGGCTGCTTTACTTGTTGATTTAGCATTTGCTGCTATACCATTTGTTACTGGTGGGGGAGGTCAAGTTGTTAAATTGGCTAATGTAGCAGATGATATTTCTGATTTTAGTAAAGTAACTGTTATAGGCGAGTCAATGTCAAGAGTGCAAACCATATCTCAATTTGTAAATGCAACAGATAATCTTTATGATGGATTTAAATCTTATAAAAAATTATCCAGTTTGGGTAAGGGAGGAAAAGTTCTTGCTGAAATAGGAGGAAAATCTTCTAATATAGCATGGCTATATGGAAAGTTAAGAAGTGGTTATAAAGTCATTGATATAGGGATAGACACAGTAAGAACAACAAGGAGTTCAAGTTATATAGTTGAAAGAATTACGATAGCCATTTGGAAGAGTAGAAATATTTGGAAATGGATATATCATTTAGATTTTTAAGGATGTGATATTAGTAATGAAGAAGAATAAAATAATAAATGCTTTTGATTATTTGATAACTGATTATAATTGTTCTATGAATTTTGAAGAAAATCAAGGAGAACATTATAGTTTTCAAAATGCAAAATTTAAATTAAAAATTTATGTATGGGAACAATTAGATGAGTTAGATATAAATTTAATTTACAATGGTGAATGTTTTCATATCGATCCTTATATTGAAGATTTTTCATTAATTACTAAGCGTAAAGGATTAAAAGGTTTTTTCTTTAGTTATAGTGAGAAATTTTGGATGATTATTGCAAAAATAGTAAAAAATAAAATTAAAGAAATATTAAAATAAACAAAGCAGGATTAATTTGTCACATGACAGATATTACAATATAGTATTTTTGCTTTTTGTATATAATTTAGGTATTTAAGTTATTGAATAAACTTATTATTGTAACAGCGGGTCAAGCAGCACCTTGGTTTGGTCAATATGGTGGAGGAATTCAATATATATTGCCACAAACAATTCAAAAACTAATTAATTCTGGTATTTTATCTAGATTTTAAAGGAGAAAAAAGAAATGAATTATCGTGAGTTAAAGAAATTAGTTGATAAAGATAAAGATATTTTTAAAAATATTTACATATGTAATTTTTTTACCTGCAGAATAGAAAAAATGGAGAAAACAAAAATCTCTTTAGTTAAAAATATTTTAGGTGAGTATGTTGTTACTCTTTGGTTAGATTATGAATATGGTAGATTTTCAGAACAACAATCTTTTAAAGATAAGGATTTGACTGCTAATTATGCTTGGCAACTATTTGAAAATTTAAAAAAAACAAAACTTTAATATGACTCTCTTTTTATAATAAAAAAGATTCAAGCAGATGTTTATATTTAATAATTATATTAATTTCTAATTTTTATTAATGAGCCTTTTATGTATTTGGAAGATATTTTATATGAAATTTTTATGATTTGATTACTATAGTTTCTAATAAATTTTAAAAAAGAATCAAAAGAACTAACAAAAAAGCATTGCAAAAAATAAATTCATCTTCAAGAACTGATATAAAACAAATTTTATATGAAATAATAAAGTGCTATTTTTACAAATTTCAAAGGTGAAAGTTTTATTGAAATATGTGTTGCATCAACAAAAGAAAGATTATTTTTAAAAATATAATATTGAAATTAATGAATAGTAGATGTAGATGAAGAAGGAAAAAGAGTGTTAACTTATAAATCTTTACAAAAAATAAATTTATTGCTACAATATTAATGCCATTGCGCGTATCTTTTAGCGAACCAGGTCAGGACCGGAAGGTAGCAGCCTTAAGTTAGAAATGCGGTGCAGTGGTTTTTTAAATATGGAAAAAGTTATAGAAGAATTATTTAACCTTAGTTTAAATTCACATGATGAAGTTCCAGTTTCTGCTATTATAGTTGATGAAAATGGAACTATAATTTCTAGTGCTGTAAATTCTTGTGAACAAGATGATAATGTTTTATCCCATGCTGAAATTAAAGCAATCGATAAAGCTTTAAAAATAAGGAAGCATAGCTTAAAAGGATGCACAATTTATGTTTTATTAGAGCCTTGTTTAATGTGTTTTGGAGCTATTTTAAATTCAGAAATCTCTAATATTATATATTTGGTACGCAATGAAGATAGTGGAGCTTTTTCTTATTATCATGCTGATACACAAAAAAATAAAATAATAATTCATTGCTTAGATAATGAAGATGCGAAAGAAATTATTAAACGTTTTTTTGAAAAATGTCGCAGTAAAAATAAATCTTTGTAAAAGAAAAGAGAATGTTTAGAAACTTATATTGGTTCTTTAGACATTCTCTTGTTTTTATTTCTTTAAAAATAGTATTTGTTGTGGCTTTTTATTTTCATCAAGATAAATAGAAAAATGTTTTTCAACAGCTTTGAAGAATTTATCTTGGAAGAATGTATGATCAATACATAGATGAACTTGAAATAAGCAAGCTCCACCTAAATTGCAAAAAGTATCTTGCATTGTATCTAGTAAACCTTCTTCTATTCCATGCTGGGAGTTAACTTTTGAGAAAACATCGCAACAATATTCAATAACTTCCCAGAATATTCCTATTCCTGCAGTAATCAGAAGGATGAAAATACATTTTGGTAAAAAACTTATCTTGTCGGAACAGGAAAAATAGATAAAAACATAGAGCAATAAATATCCGCAAAGATATCCAAATCCGGAATGAAGGATGGTATCAAATACAGGAACAAAAGCATAAACATTAAATGTTGTTGCTATCATATTAGAAAGAGTGGCAAAAACATATACGCCGATTTTTATTGCTGGCGGTAATCTAATTTTTCCAGCTGTTATAACAAAGAATATAGCAGGAATCCAACAGATGATTATGAAAAGTAATTCTTGAGCTGGACTTGTATAGGACAAGTTTAAGTTTAAAAGTACTATAAATATAATTAAACCGATAATAGTGGCAACAATTGGTGGTAAAAATTCTTCGAAAAAAATTCTTTTCCTTGTCACTTGATTCATTTAATTAAATCGGTTCCCATGTATTTTCTTAAAGCTTCTGGTACAGTAATTGTTCCGTCGGCATTTTGATAATTTTCAATAACTGCGGCAACTGTTCTACCAATGGCAAGACCAGAGCCATTAAGTGTATGAACTAATTCAGGTTTGCTGTCTTTATCGCGGCGGAAACGTATATTCATACGTCTAGCTTGATAGTCTAAGAAGTTTGAACAGCTAGAAATTTCTTTATATGAATTATAGCTTGGTAACCATACTTCTATATCATAAGTTTTGGCAGATGAGAAGCCAACATCACCAGTTGATAATGTAACAACATGATAAGGAAGCTCTAATTTCTGTAAAATCTTTTCAGCATCACGAGTTAAACTTTCAAGTGCATCCCAAGAATCTTCTGGCTTAACAAATTTAACAAGTTCAACTTTTTGGAATTGATGTTGACGAATAATTCCACGTGTATCGCGGCCAGCACTACCAGCTTCACCACGGAAACAAGAAGAATAAGCGCAGAATTTTGTTGGCAATTGATCAGCGCTAAGAATTTCATCACGGAAATAGTTGGTGACAGGAATTTCTGCAGTAGATATTAACCATAAATCTGAGTCTTTAATGTTATATGCATCTTCAGCAAATTTAGGTAATTGACCAGTTCCATACATTGAAGCTGTATTTACGAGGTATGGTGGCAATATTTCTGTATAACCACTTTCTAATGTATGAGTATCAAGCATTAACATCATAATGGATCTTTCGAGTTTAGCGAAAGCTCCTTTATAGAATGTGAATCGTGGACCAGCAACTTTGACACCTCTTTCAAAGTCAAAATATCCTAATTTTGTTCCTAAATCCCAATGACTAAGTGGTTCGAAATCAAATTTACGTGGTTCTCCCCAACGTCTAACTTCAGTATTAAATGTATCATCTTTACCGATTGGTAAACTTTTATCAGGTAAATTAGGAGTTTTTAATAACATTTCACGAATTTGATTATCAATCTTTTCAAGCTCGGTATCGATAGCAGGAATTCTATCTTTAATTTTTTGAATACCAGCCATTAATTCGGTAGTATCTTTTCCTTCTTTTTTATATGTTCCAATAAGTTTAGAATCGCTATTTCGTTTAGCTTTTAATTCATCGCCTTCTTTTATAAGAGCTCTTCTTTTTTCGTCCAATACAGGAATTTCTCTCAGATAAGAGTAATCACCATTTCTAGTATTGAGTCTTTCAATAACTTCTTCAAGGTGTTCTCTTACATATTTAATGTCTAACATTTATGTGTCCTCCACTTGAATATTATAATACACTTTTATTTTTATAAACTAAATATTTATTTAACTTTTTTAAAAACAATAATTAATATTTAATTTTAAATAAATCTATAATCATAATTTGAATTATTTTTAAATAATGCATGTAAAATTAGAACTATTTAATAAAAAATACATATTTTAAAATAGGTGAATATAATGAGATGCAGATACACAAATAAAGAAGTAGAGTTACTAGCAAGATTGATGAGAAGTGAAGCCTTAGGTGAAGGTGTTTATGGTATGAAACTAGTTGGAAATGTTGTTATTAATAGAGTTGTTGCTAAATGAACTACTTTTAAGAATATCAATACTATTTATGATGCTATTTTCCAAAAAGGTCAATTTGAAGGAACTAAAACCCCTTTGTTCAATGGTAGACCGAACAAAGCAGAAAAACAAAGAGCAATGGATTGTATAAAATATTGGAGAGGTGATCCTGCATATAAAGCACTATTTTTCCAAAATCCGGGAAAAAATAAACCTTGCAAGCAGAAATGGTGGGGAGTTTTTGAAGGAAGATATAAGAATCACTGTTTTTATAATCCAGAAACAAAATGGAAGTGTGGTTTGTAATTAAAATTCAGTGTTTGCAAACTTATTTGTACGATTAAATTTTTCTTTTTCGATTTCTTCAAAAATTTTCTTCTTTTCTTTAGGAGCTTTTTCTTTACGAGCTTTAGCCCAAATAGACCAAAGCAAATCGAAGTAATATCGATAAATTGGATAATTTTTTTTAAATTCTTCAATTTCTTTTTCTGTGGAAAAATAATTTTCGATGATGTAGTTTTCTTGATCTTGAGAAAAATAATTTTCTGATAATAAAGAAACTATGTCTAAATAAGAAGGCCCGAGAATAGAAAGATCATAATCTATTATTTTTACATTGTTATTTTTATTAAAAAGAATGTTTGCATTTACTAAATCAAAATGAAGAGGAACGATGTCATTTTCAGGTAAATCTACAAAAATATCTAAAAAGCCAAAGGCTTTACTATGGGAAAAAATAAGAAATTCTTTACATAATTCTTTAATTGATATTTTTCTTAAATTTGAATGTGGAAGAGAATGAAATTGTTTTATTCCAATTATAATTTTATCTAATTGTTCAAATGTTAAGTTTTTTTCTGGAATTGATTTAAGATTTTCCTGGTAATAACTCAGTTGATAAAAAGGAGTTGAATATTCTTTTAATATTTTTATTCCTAAATTTTTATCATAGGCTGAATCAAGTAGAATGTAATCAGTGCAAAGTGGAAAGTGATTATCATAAGATATTTTTAGTACATATTTATTATCAAGCAAGTAGTTATCATTTGATAAGCCAGCAATTGGTATAAATTTAGTGATATTCAATTCTTTTTTTAGTTTAGCGAAAAGTTGTGTTTTATTCATGTTTTTATTATATAGTAAATTTTAAATAACAATTAACAAATTGGATTATTTAAATAGTTTTCAATATTAAATTTATTTGCTAATATTGAATGATTTTATTATTTTTACTACAATAAATACCGAGGGAATAAATCCTTTAGAAAGTGTGAATTATATGTCAAAACCTGTATTAGTTGAAATTAGTGCACATCATGTACATGTTACCAAAGAAGCCTTAGCTACTTTATTTGGTGAAGATGCTACATTAGGTGTTAGAAAGATGCTTTCACAACCTGGACAATTTGCATCTGATAAAAAAGTAAAAGTTATTGGACCAAAAGGTAGTTTTAATGCTTCGATTTTAGGACCTGAAAGAAGTGCTAATCAAGTAGAAGTATCTTTAACCGATGCTAGAAGTTTAGGAGTTGATGCTCCTATTAGAGAATCAGGAGATATCGCTGGTTCTGCACCTATTACATTAGAAGGACCATGTGGAACTGTTGAATTAAAGGAAGGTTGCATTGTAGCTAAAAGACATGTTCACCTTGATCCAGCTTCTGCTGAAGAATATGGAGTAAAAAATGGTGATGTTGTTTCAGTTAAAATTGAATCGCCACTCGGCAGATCATTGACTTTCAGCGATGTTGTAATTAGAGTCAG is a window of Firmicutes bacterium CAG:345 DNA encoding:
- a CDS encoding unknown (no significant homology to UniProt) — protein: MNYRELKKLVDKDKDIFKNIYICNFFTCRIEKMEKTKISLVKNILGEYVVTLWLDYEYGRFSEQQSFKDKDLTANYAWQLFENLKKTKL
- a CDS encoding rHS repeat-associated core domain protein (product inferred by homology to UniProt) — its product is MVDPTGHFWDTVLDILFIGGDIYNLITNEGYKDWKNWAALLVDLAFAAIPFVTGGGGQVVKLANVADDISDFSKVTVIGESMSRVQTISQFVNATDNLYDGFKSYKKLSSLGKGGKVLAEIGGKSSNIAWLYGKLRSGYKVIDIGIDTVRTTRSSSYIVERITIAIWKSRNIWKWIYHLDF
- a CDS encoding putative uncharacterized protein (product inferred by homology to UniProt) — translated: MRCRYTNKEVELLARLMRSEALGEGVYGMKLVGNVVINRVVAK
- a CDS encoding cMP/dCMP deaminase zinc-binding (product inferred by homology to UniProt) gives rise to the protein MEKVIEELFNLSLNSHDEVPVSAIIVDENGTIISSAVNSCEQDDNVLSHAEIKAIDKALKIRKHSLKGCTIYVLLEPCLMCFGAILNSEISNIIYLVRNEDSGAFSYYHADTQKNKIIIHCLDNEDAKEIIKRFFEKCRSKNKSL
- a CDS encoding phosphate propanoyltransferase (product inferred by homology to UniProt), with amino-acid sequence MNDFIIFTTINTEGINPLESVNYMSKPVLVEISAHHVHVTKEALATLFGEDATLGVRKMLSQPGQFASDKKVKVIGPKGSFNASILGPERSANQVEVSLTDARSLGVDAPIRESGDIAGSAPITLEGPCGTVELKEGCIVAKRHVHLDPASAEEYGVKNGDVVSVKIESPLGRSLTFSDVVIRVSEKFAPAMHVDTDEGNAAGIKGTVFGTIIK
- a CDS encoding serine--tRNA ligase (product inferred by homology to UniProt), whose protein sequence is MLDIKYVREHLEEVIERLNTRNGDYSYLREIPVLDEKRRALIKEGDELKAKRNSDSKLIGTYKKEGKDTTELMAGIQKIKDRIPAIDTELEKIDNQIREMLLKTPNLPDKSLPIGKDDTFNTEVRRWGEPRKFDFEPLSHWDLGTKLGYFDFERGVKVAGPRFTFYKGAFAKLERSIMMLMLDTHTLESGYTEILPPYLVNTASMYGTGQLPKFAEDAYNIKDSDLWLISTAEIPVTNYFRDEILSADQLPTKFCAYSSCFRGEAGSAGRDTRGIIRQHQFQKVELVKFVKPEDSWDALESLTRDAEKILQKLELPYHVVTLSTGDVGFSSAKTYDIEVWLPSYNSYKEISSCSNFLDYQARRMNIRFRRDKDSKPELVHTLNGSGLAIGRTVAAVIENYQNADGTITVPEALRKYMGTDLIK
- a CDS encoding unknown (no significant homology to UniProt), with the translated sequence MKKNKIINAFDYLITDYNCSMNFEENQGEHYSFQNAKFKLKIYVWEQLDELDINLIYNGECFHIDPYIEDFSLITKRKGLKGFFFSYSEKFWMIIAKIVKNKIKEILK
- a CDS encoding membrane-spanning protein (product inferred by homology to UniProt); translated protein: MNQVTRKRIFFEEFLPPIVATIIGLIIFIVLLNLNLSYTSPAQELLFIIICWIPAIFFVITAGKIRLPPAIKIGVYVFATLSNMIATTFNVYAFVPVFDTILHSGFGYLCGYLLLYVFIYFSCSDKISFLPKCIFILLITAGIGIFWEVIEYCCDVFSKVNSQHGIEEGLLDTMQDTFCNLGGACLFQVHLCIDHTFFQDKFFKAVEKHFSIYLDENKKPQQILFLKK
- a CDS encoding choline/ethanolamine kinase (product inferred by homology to UniProt) — encoded protein: MNKTQLFAKLKKELNITKFIPIAGLSNDNYLLDNKYVLKISYDNHFPLCTDYILLDSAYDKNLGIKILKEYSTPFYQLSYYQENLKSIPEKNLTFEQLDKIIIGIKQFHSLPHSNLRKISIKELCKEFLIFSHSKAFGFLDIFVDLPENDIVPLHFDLVNANILFNKNNNVKIIDYDLSILGPSYLDIVSLLSENYFSQDQENYIIENYFSTEKEIEEFKKNYPIYRYYFDLLWSIWAKARKEKAPKEKKKIFEEIEKEKFNRTNKFANTEF